One Balaenoptera musculus isolate JJ_BM4_2016_0621 chromosome 13, mBalMus1.pri.v3, whole genome shotgun sequence genomic window, GTTAATGAAACaggctgttttctctttttcagcttatttttttggattcttcTTACCCTCAAAAGTTTTCAGAGCCTTATTTGGCTCCTGGTCAGAAATCTTCCTTAGTGGTTTGTTAATTCAGCTGACCatttagaaaggaagagaagagaaaatgaacatTCGGTACGCACTCACAAGGTGCATTCTTCACATTATCTTCACATTATTCACATTATCTTATCACAGAGACTGTatcacttatttccattttacaagtgagagaACTGGTTAAACAAAGTTAAGTAACACCCAAAATCTCATTAGTGAATGGTGGTGCTAAGGCTTGACCCTAGGTCTGTGACACCAAAACCTATACTCTTTCCCCACGTCATGTAGCTTCAGTGCTATCAACCCCAAAGCTTATGTCTTAGTTGTCAAAACttagagaaataaacatttgtgtatcAGATAAGCTCAGGCACTTAATAACTTTGGATTAATTCGCAAAGGAGCTTGTAGATACGTGTTCATCTTTACAGGGGGCCTTCATTCTTTAAAATAGGATGTCATACTTTCTAACTGAGAGGCTATACAATATTTTGTACTTTCTTGTAAAAACGCCCATAAGAATGAACGTAATAAAGCAGCCAAGCCCTTACAACCACTGGAACCCTCCCTGTCTGCTTCCTGCTGGGGGTTGGTAGAGGAGAGAGGACCCTGTCTGGTAGCCATGACCTTTCCATTCACTTTGGGATGCTGCTGACTTCTGACTCCTACCTCACCCTAGCAGaaaacttatagaaaaaaaaaattggaattatATATGTGGAGGCACTTGAGCATAGGTATGTTGCACGTGGACATGTATGTTTATGTACACATGGCTGAGAATTCAGAAGCTATATTGGTTGTGGGTCAAGGGCCACACCACATCGACCCATCTCCCCATGACTCTTGAGGGCTTGAGTTAATAAAGCCCTCTGGTTCCCTCCCAAATTgtttctcctctgctctcctgctTTAGGTTCTCATTGCAATTGCAATGAAATCAGCACTTATTTCTGAAAGTAGAACAGCCTGCAAAGAGCACTGACCCAGCTTCTAGTCACCACTCAGACAATGCTCCGAGTGTACCCTTGGACCAGTCATTTGTGCCTCTTGGTCAGATGGGAATTCACTCTAATACTTGGTTCATACCCAGCAGCGCTGTGTTAGTTTGCGAAGGCTCTATGCTATAGCTCCATTCGGGAGATGCACTTTGGCCCAGTTAGGCGTTCCCGGCCCCACCCCACAGATGCCCAGCCCAGTGGACTCCTGCTCTGTGCTCCACCCCTCCTCTGTCACAGACGTTGTTGGGGTACTCCATGTAATCTGCACCCCAAAGTTGGATGCTAGGTTCTCTGGCTCTTTCCCTGGACCTAATCCTAGGCCCAAGCTCCCTGCTAGGAAACTATTAAAGACAATGCGCTAGTGAGTGACATCTCCAAGGttagatatttacattttaattcagGCCTTCTGGAGACAATTGTTATCCAAAAGAGGCAAGTGATGATAGGAATCTTAAGCATAGAAGCATGTCTCTGAGGGAGGTGTTTGAGGTAGCATGGTTTTTCGGTACCTGTCAAATCACCGCCCTGAAGCACAGGGCTGGCTTGGCATTAAATTGTAACTTGTTTACTTAATACATATATACTAAGtacttaaattatttaagttaTACAACACTGTACTAAGCTTTAATGGCATCCAGGGAGTAATTAATGGCgtctaggaagaaaaagaaaaagagcctgTTCTCAAGAACCTCCAGCCCAGCTGGGAGAGATCAGACACACgtgaagttaaaaaataaagagctgcATATTAACACCAGACAATAATACTAGCGTACAACATTAAGCTTTCCAGAAGAAAGATACATTGTGGTACCCAAATCCATCATGAGACTGAGGTCTGGGGAGTTCATGAACTAATTCCCAGAAGAATCTTTCAGGAGAAGttaattgcttttctttcagGGCTCCAAAGTTCAGTCTGGATACTGATCTTCTCCTTAACAGCAAAGAGAATGATTCTTATTTGAACACATTCATGGCAGCCCAAGGGGTAAGCATTTCAGCTGAGAGAGCATTTTGGTTAATAATTAAGTaccatattattatattttaatttctcatgcAAGTCCAGTTTTAAGAAATTGTAACAATTTAGACCTTAAGCTACAATATTTCAATAATTTGTGAAATCATTGATTGGATATATGCATTAACCCACTGAATGCTGATGTCAACCCTAAAGTTTATGTCTAAGTCATGAAGGCTAACAGAAATGTTtatttgtgggaattccctggtggtgcagtggttaagactctgcgctcccagtgcagagggcccaggttcgatccctggtcagggaactagatcccacatgcgtgctgccactaagagtttgcatgccacagctCAGATtttgcatgctacaactaaggagcccgccaaCCGCAACCAAGGAGcacacgtgccgcaactaaggagcacacctgctgcaactaagacccagcacaaccaaataaataaaataaatatttaaaaaaagacatgtttATTTGTGTATCAGATAAACTTTGGCACTTACTAACTTCCGCCTGATTCCAAAAGAAGCTTGTAATTGAATGCTCATCTTTACAGGGGACCTTCCTTCTTTGAAATGGGTGTTAAGTGTTACCATTACTGCCTCCGTTTTATAAATGCATGCAGGGCAGTCAGGTAGCTTCCCAAGAGTAGAGAGAGTGGTAGCGCATAGCAGAGCCAGGCTGCAACCCAGAGAACTACACCACTTCCCCATGAGCTAGCTCTGCCCAAGATAGATGACTGGCTGGTAGAAGCACAGTTTCCTAACTGATGCTGCTAACTTATGCATCTCCAGTAGATGGTAAGACTAGAGGTGAAGGTGGCATCAGCCGCCTGCTGGGCAGTCAGCTTTACTTGATGGATCTCACCTCCACATGGACTTCAGCTTCCCCTCAAACCTACGTGggtcaaaaaaaccaaaaaccaaaaaacaaaactggctCTTTGAGGAAGACACGATCGCCCGTCGCCGCTGCAACGGAGCCCCGGACTGCCCGCTTCCCTGACTCACCGCTGTTCACTCTCGCTGAACGAGTCGGTCAGGAAGCCTCACCACAGCCTTGGCTTTTAAAGATACCAGAAAGACTCCGGTGGAGCCAGAGGTGGGGATTCACCGAATTAAAATTATTCTAACCAGCCGCAACGTGAAGTCTTTGGAGAAGGTCTGTGCTAACCTGATCAGAGGTGCAAAGAAAAACAATCTCAAAGTGAAAGGACCCGTTTGGATGCCTACCAAGCCTCTGAGAATAACTACAAGGAAAACTCCTTGTGGTGAAGGTTCTAAGACTTGGGGTCGTTTTCAGTTGAGGATCCACAAGCGACTCATTGACTTGCACAGTCCTTCTAAGATTGACAAGCAGATTACTTCCATCAGTATTGAGCCAGGAGTCGAGGCTGAAGTCACCATTGCAGATGCTTAAACCAacctttttaataaattgataatCAGATGTTAAAAACAACTCCAAACCgatttataattatgaaaataacacATGCTTGGAGGAATAtataaaagcataaagaagaaaatcataaaaaaaggaaaccataatcactCATAAATCCACATATACTTactttttttctagaatatttgCTTGTATTCATATTTAGAATGCTAtagaacatttaatttaaaaaattagatcacatggtatacagttttttttttttttatttagtcttcgttgcggtgtgcaggcttctcattgcggtggcttctcttgttggtggagcacgggctctaggtgcatgggcttcagtagttgtggcatgcaggctcagtagttgcggctcgtgggctctagagcgcaggctcagtagttgtggtgcacggacttagttgctccgctgcatgtggtatcttcccggacaagggctcaaacctgtgtcccctgcattggcaggaagattcttaaccactgcgacaccagggaagccctggtgtatAGTTTTATACACTGAATATTTAAcattatatcataaatattttccacGCCattaattattcttcaaaaacattatttaaaaaaattattgcataatattccattgtatgagtaTGCTATAATTAAGCAATAACTTCCTTATTCTtggacatataggttgcttctatttttttgttttttcagtatgAGATGGCAAGACAAATGTATTTGCATATAAACCTttacatatatttctcttttcttcataggATGGATTCTTGAAATGGAATTAATGAGTAAGAGGATGAGAGCATTTTTAGCCCCTTGATACTTATTTACAAATTGCTTTCCTGAAAGTTATTCTATTTAAGCGTCTTCCTGCTGGGCATGAGTGTGTGATTCATTGGACCCTCATTTTCATTGACcattaccatctttttttttttaatgtatatactattttttaaaataaatttatttatttttggctgtgctgggtcttcgttgctgcacgctggctttctctagtagcagtgagcgggggctactcttcgttgtggtgcgcaggcatctcattgcggtggcttctcattgtggagcacgggctctaggtgtgcgggcttcagtagttgtggcacacgggctcagtagttgtggctcgcaggctctagagcacaggctcagaagttgtggcgcacgggcttagttgctctgtggcatgtgggatcttcctggaccagggctcgaacccatgttgcctgcattggcaggcagattcttaaccactgtgccaccagggaagtccgactaTTACCATCTTTTAAATCTTTGTCAATTTGATAGGCAAAAAAATAATACCTAatcactgttttaatttgtatttctttgataacAAATGATGTTAATTTATTAACtattacactttcttttttttatactatGTGTAGGTgtcctttgtatattttctgttgaaatcttagtggtttttaaaataaatttttataagcaCTGGGTgaaggagggggaattggatacaggtggtcaaaaggtacaaacttccagttatgaaacTGAGCAGTACCCTGTAGGGTCTTCCTGGGGAGGGACCACGCCCTGTATCCCCtacctcttgtttgtagaaaagctttagcctcctaggcttTCCCCAAATTCCAAACAGCAGGTTTAATCAGAGacatgagaaaatgcagaaacaaaggaaaacaattaagtgagacaaaataataatagtttagccataaaacaaagtcaggGACCTTTAGTTTCTCCTCAAGAGATACAGATATTATTCTGAgacatatccttgagttgttttgcagatactaaaacccccaccaggtggaagaaattaactgcATGTTAACCACCAGCACGTAGACCCTAGACAAATTGGAGCCAGAAGGTTGAATGCTGAGATTACCGAAACATAACCCTGTTACGTCACCATCAACcagtcagagaactgtgcacaagctgatcacatacacCTCAACCCTCTCCCTcatactgtctttatttttctttttttataaatttatttatttatttatttatttatggctgcattgggtcttcactgctatgcacgggctttctctagttgtggagaatgggggctactcttcattgcattgcatgggcttctcattgtggtggcttctcttgttgtggagcatgggctctaggtgcatgggcttcagtagttgtggcacacgggctcagtagttgtgggttgtgggctctagagcgcaggctcagtagttgtggcacatgggtttagttgctctgtggcatgtgggatcttcctggaccagggcttgaacctgtgtcccctgcattggtgggtgattcttaaccaatgcaccaccagggaagtcctctcatactgtctttaaaaacccttccctgaaagccactgggAAGTTTGGGTCTCCTGAGCATGAGctacctgttctccttgcttggcaccctgcaataaacgctgtactttccttcaccacaacccagtgtcagtagattggctctACAGTGCATCAGGTGAGCAGACCCAAGCTGGGTaacagttataagataaataagtactaggtatataatgtacaacatgattaatataattaatactgctatatgttatatatgaaagttaagagagtaaatcctaagatttctcatcacaaggaaaatactttttcttttattttgtatcatataaggtgatggatgttcactaaacttattgtggtaatcatttaatgatatatgtaagtcaaatcatgcttatactttaaacttatatagtgctgtatgtcaattacatctcaataaaactggaagaaaaaaatttgtaagcaCTTAGGTGAAAACTCTTTGTCATATTTATAGACAAGTGTTTTTCCCAGTTTATTGTTTGACttgtaattttatgatttttttatttacagaagatttatattttcatgtgatCACATCTTTCAGCcgtttcaggttttttttcttctattactgTTATGCTTAGAAAGAGATTTCCtattcagaaaacaaataactatttgatgtgtttttctcctagtttttaaaaatgattttattatttgcaGTAATTCTTTAACTCATATGGACTTAATCTTGGGGCATGGCATGAGGTCAAGAccttaaattaatatattttaaaaataacatatatttccAATATCATTCAACGAATTACCCATTTCATCATGAGAGACTCATGATGCTTGTCTTATTAGTAAGTTCTGGTCTTAGTCTAATGGCTTTTTACTAATTTCCATTCACTTGAATATAACTCTACATTCCTTTTGCATTTTTACTTATATACTAGCTATTTTTATCCAATAGTAAAATTCTTGactgaagaggctttcttttcacATAATCATCTGTCTTTCCAATCAACGTTTACTGGATTCGCcacagtgctgggcactggggatctTAAGATGGACAAGACATGGTCAACCTGCTCAAGGACTTCATAGTCAGGATGCAGGCAGGTCAAGATGACTAGAGTAGAAGGTAAGTAGTGTGCTTTACAAATGTGAAGGTGCTATGAGAGCACAGAGAAGGCTTTACAAAGGAGAGGGTGCTCAAATTGTCCTGAAGATGAACAGGAATTTGTCAGGTCAACAAGTGGGGAAAGGGCATCAGAACAGAGGGAACAGCTTTACAAAGGtctaaagatggggaaactgtgtGACAAGTTTGGGAAGCTAATAGTAGTTTAGCTTCCCAAACTGAGTAAAAGGTGCATACAGGGAGATGATGAGAGATGGATGAAGTAAAGGCCAGATGTTAAGGGAGTTTGATTTTATCTAAGTGATGACTAATCCAGAGAGTGATGAGGTCAGATGCGTGGAAAAATTCCTTCGATAGTCATACAGAGGATTGATTGGAGGGGCAGAGGACTAAGGCAGGGAGACCATAAAAAAAGATAGAGCAAACAAGGGCTTGAACTGACATTGACGGGGAGAAAGTCCCAGAGAAGAGGGTGCAGACCTATGAGGTGTCTGGGAGGTAGAGTCAACAGGATGTAGGAGATAAGAAAAAGACAGCAGTTTAGGATGAGTCTAGTTTTCTAGACTTGGTGACAAGGGAAATGGCTGTGTCATTTACAGAATCAAGGAGTGAAGGGGAGGGAGCAGGTTTGGAGGTGGGTTCTAAGAAGAGGATGAGGATATTTGAGTCTGAGGTGTTTGTTGTAAATCGAGGTACAGCTATTTAGAGCACTGTTGAAAATACACGTCTGGAGCTAAGAAGAAAGTTTTCAGATGGATATATGGATAGGTATTAGAGTCATCAATACCTAAGGTCATAATTGAAATTGTACGTTTGTATGAATTAATCagccaggaagagaagaaaagaaagctgaggctGGATCTCTAGGAACATCAATTTGAGGGACAGATGGAAGAACCAGAGTTCTTAAAAGATTactgagggcttccttggtggcgtagtggttaagaatctgcctgccatgcaggggacatgggttcaagtcctggtccgggaagatcccacatgccgcggagcaactaagccagtgctccacaactactgagcctgcgctctagagcccgtgagccacaactactgaagcctgtgagcctagagtccatgctctgcagcaagagaatccacagcaatgagaaaagcctgcataccgcaacgaagagtaacccccgctcgctgcaactagagaaagcccatgtgcagcaatgaagacggaatggagccaaaaaaaaaaaaagaaaagaaagaaactctattaaaaaaaaaaaagattattgagAAGAAACAATCAGAGGATTAAAGTACCAgaagagggagttccctggcagtccagtggttgggactctgtgctttcactgccgagggtgtggATTCAatcctcgtcagggaactaaaatcctgcaagcccgAGGCACggcaaaaaacattaaaaataaataaataaataaagtaccagAAGAGAGTGGTGTTGTAGAAACTTGGGCAGAGAAGTTTTCAAAAGGGAGGAACAGTTGAAAGAAACTAATGGGCAGAGTTCAAGCTAAAACAAGAACTAAAGTTGTCCATCGTGTTTGGCCACCCAGAGGTCGTGGTGATCTTAGCAAGAGAAGTTTCACTGGAGTGTTGGAGGCAGAATGTAGAGGAGGTGGAAATGAATGGGAGAGGAAGGGTGGTGGCAGCGAGTACAGCCTTTCCCTGACCTTGGAGTGAAAACTGGAGGAAGACACACTTCAGGTCTACAGACATTATTTGAGAGCCTACTATGCATCTATCATCAGTTTACAAACACCGGGagggtgaggaagggagagagtgaTGGACATAGTCATTGCCATTGAGAAGTGCTCATGCTAGTGAAAGAGACAATAATTATACACTTTTATAAAGGTGGGGGTAGAGGGAGAAATAGGGTAATGGAGACCTCCAAGGAGGAACAGAGAAGAGGTTGAAGGTGTGTGGGAGTGCTTGGTGTGAGACAAAGATGTATTTAGTCAAGGGACCTGGCATCAAGCTGCATCCTGGTCTCAACTAGCCACCCCTTCCTATATCCACTCATGTACCCCTTAGACTCATTCTGTACACAACAACCAGAGTAATCTtccaaaacacaaatctgattgCCCCACCTCCATTCCATTGGCCTTCCGTTGCTCTAAGAATGAAATCCTAATTCCTAAGGGCCTCGTGGTTTGGCCCTGCCTCCCTGTCCAGCCTCGTGGAGGCCCTGTCATTCTAGTCTTCTTTCTGCTCCTCCCTTGCATGCTGTGCTCTCCCTTGATCCTCCCCAATTCTGCAGGGCTTTGCCAATGCTCTGTTCCCTGTCCAAAATGTCCTGGTTCCTCAGTTTTGTCTAATTAAtacctactcatccttcagacaTCAGCATGATCATTGTTTCCTCAAAGGAACCTTTACTGATCCTACCAGATAGGTCAGATCCTCCTAGACTCCTAAGTAGCTCTCCTttattgtactttttacagatgtAGTTCTGTACTGGGGGATTATTTGAATAATGTCCATCTCTCACAGCAGACCATGGGTTCTGTGATGCAAGGACCAGCAATTAGCGCAGTGCATTGTTTATGTAGACAAAAAAtatgtgatgaatgaatgagggtcCTCATAAGAAATACACACGGAAAGGTATGTGGCTAGCAAAGGAATCCAATGTTATAAGTGAGACTTCGGCCTTGAAATTCAGGTTCTAGGAGGATCCAGTaagcaaagacagaaaatatgaagaactaCTTTTGCTTGGGGTCAGGGTAACCTCAAGTCAAGAATCAAAACAGGCCTGTCTTTCCTCTTTCCCCGTTAATTTCTTACCTAAATCTTGGCTCATCCCACTCCAAGAGAGGAAAGGTCAGTGATTCAAGAGTGTGATAACCCAAGCAACAACCATGGTGTTTGCCCCTGTGCTTGGATGCTCTCAGGTCAAGAGTGATATTTTTTCAAGATAGGCAAAATTTGAGCATATTTGGTGGCTGAGGGGGAGGagtggaggaagaaggggaagatATAGGAAAGAGAGGTGGTTAATGCAGCTACTGCAGAGTAACCATAACTGCCTTATCCACATCTGGCCTTGCTGGACACTGCTGGAGGAAAACCACATCCCAGAACAGTTTGGTGCAAATGGCTGGATGCACACAGGGTTGGTGGTTTATAGACCTGATGTTCCAAATGGACAGGAGTGAAGATATTGTCAAAGTAaaatttttgggacttccctggtggtccagtggctaagactccacgctcccaatgcagggggcccagtttccatccctggtcagggaactagatcccacatgccgcaactaagagttcacatgccgcagctgaagatcccacatgctgcaacgaagatcccgtatgccgcaactgagacctggcgcagccaaataaataaattttttttttttaaagtaaaattttcaaaatttaaaaacatgattctgACAGAAATATGAAACAAACACGTGTCAAAGATTCATCAATTAATGAATGAACCAGTGAGATGGTAAATATTGTTCTAAGAACACTGAGAAATTGGgtatttataaacaaacaaacaaacaaaatgctagAATATGTTTGCTAAGTTAGATACAAAAGTGGTTGATGGCCAACAGGGCAACAAACCCATAGTTTATCTTTCCCACTGGACAGAAATCATTTGCATCTCTATTGGACAACAATCTGTAAGTTAACGTGTAACTTCACAGTGCCTGGGATATAATCAATAGTAAATAGCAAAGTCAATCTTGGATTTTTTCTTCTAGATAACTAAATAATCATGGGTAAGCCTGTTAAACCATGCTTAACATGGAAAGGACATGTAGTCATCCTCTTGCTTAGTTTCCAAGTTTGGAAATTGTTTTTTAACGGCATTGAAGCTG contains:
- the LOC118905765 gene encoding 40S ribosomal protein S20-like; the protein is MVFRRSGSLTTALAFKDTRKTPVEPEVGIHRIKIILTSRNVKSLEKVCANLIRGAKKNNLKVKGPVWMPTKPLRITTRKTPCGEGSKTWGRFQLRIHKRLIDLHSPSKIDKQITSISIEPGVEAEVTIADA